From one Populus alba chromosome 17, ASM523922v2, whole genome shotgun sequence genomic stretch:
- the LOC118029628 gene encoding probably inactive leucine-rich repeat receptor-like protein kinase At5g48380 isoform X1 — MAVGGAKLALLLIHILSVAGDEYSSSRDNDHGGDDHEHRKKLISSLKSGFVIGYVFSSVSVITIFMSYCVPWASLMKRKGNEVMMKTPMMTSLMERQEMKRKEANVQICMLGNIVKRLNFVGISKATANFSQANKIGLGRMGTMYMATLPDGRFLAVKRIVDSQQFEEQIVSELKTLGTLKHKNLLPLFGFCVESNTRLLVYKYMSNGNLFDWIHSVKHRRKTLQWPLRLKVAVGVARGLARLHHGGRGQVVHLNISSKCILLDKNFEPKLSNFGKAMLITSMSNTPGVHDEFCEMALVKEDVHGFGVVLLELITGMDCSRMNFSSNSILNEWIGNLLSTSYFKDAMDRFLIGQGFDDEIFQLLKVACNCLDCIPDRRPSMFQVYKDIKAITKRSEVVDDSEIQMQPEICPATSQD, encoded by the exons ATGGCTGTGGGTGGTGCAAAACTTgctcttcttttgattcatatCCTCAGTGTTGCCGGCGATGAATACAGTTCTTCACGAGACAACGACCACGGGGGTGATGATCATGAACATCGGAAAAAGTTGATATCTTCACTCAAAAGTGGGTTTGTAATAGGTTATGTCTTCTCTTCGGTTTCCGTTATAACTATTTTCATGTCCTATTGTGTGCCTTGGGCTAGTCTCATGAAGAGGAAAGGGAATGAAGTGATGATGAAGACACCAATGATGACATCTTTGATGGAAAGGCAAGagatgaagagaaaagaagccaACGTGCAG ATTTGTATGTTGGGGAATATTGTGAAGAGATTGAATTTCGTAGGCATCAGCAAGGCAACAGCAAATTTTAGCCAAGCCAACAAAATTGGATTGGGACGAATGGGAACCATGTATATGGCTACCCTTCCTGATGGTAGGTTCCTTGCAGTGAAGAGGATAGTTGACTCTCAGCAGTTTGAGGAACAGATAGTTTCTGAATTGAAAACATTGGGAACATTAAAGCATAAGAACTTACTGCCCCTGTTCGGATTCTGCGTAGAATCAAATACAAGGCTTCTGGTGTACAAGTATATGTCTAATGGAAACCTTTTTGATTGGATACATTCAGTGAAACACCGGAGGAAAACTCTGCAATGGCCTTTGAGGTTGAAAGTTGCGGTTGGGGTAGCAAGAGGCCTGGCAAGGCTCCACCATGGCGGCAGAGGTCAAGTGGTGCATCTCAACATAAGCTCAAAGTGTATTTTGCTTGATAAGAATTTCGAACCTAAGTTATCGAATTTCGGAAAGGCGATGCTGATCACGAGTATGAGCAACACTCCAGGAGTGCATGATGAGTTTTGTGAGATGGCGCTTGTTAAGGAAGATGTGCACGGATTTGGAGTTGTACTGCTTGAGCTGATTACTGGGATGGATTGTAGCAGAATGAATTTTTCCTCAAACAGTATTCTTAATGAATGGATTGGTAATCTCTTGAGCACTTCTTATTTTAAAGATGCCATGGATAGGTTTCTGATTGGGCAAGGATTTGACGATGAGATCTTTCAGCTGCTTAAAGTTGCATGTAACTGTCTTGATTGCATTCCAGATCGAAGGCCGTCAATGTTTCAGGTCTACAAGGACATAAAGGCAATAACCAAGAGAAGTGAAGTGGTTGATGATTCAGAGATCCAAATGCAGCCTGAAATTTGCCCTGCTACCTCTCAAGACTAA
- the LOC118029628 gene encoding probably inactive leucine-rich repeat receptor-like protein kinase At5g48380 isoform X2 — MAVGGAKLALLLIHILSVAGDEYSSSRDNDHGGDDHEHRKKLISSLKSGFVIGYVFSSVSVITIFMSYCVPWASLMKRKGNEVMMKTPMMTSLMERQEMKRKEANVQICMLGNIVKRLNFVGISKATANFSQANKIGLGRMGTMYMATLPDGRFLAVKRIVDSQQFEEQIVSELKTLGTLKHKNLLPLFGFCVESNTRLLVYKYMSNGNLFDWIHSVKHRRKTLQWPLRLKVAVGVARGLARLHHGGRGQVVHLNISSKCILLDKNFEPKLSNFGKAMLITSMSNTPGVHDEFCEMALVKEDVHGFGVVLLELITGMDCSRMNFSSNSILNEWIDRRPSMFQVYKDIKAITKRSEVVDDSEIQMQPEICPATSQD; from the exons ATGGCTGTGGGTGGTGCAAAACTTgctcttcttttgattcatatCCTCAGTGTTGCCGGCGATGAATACAGTTCTTCACGAGACAACGACCACGGGGGTGATGATCATGAACATCGGAAAAAGTTGATATCTTCACTCAAAAGTGGGTTTGTAATAGGTTATGTCTTCTCTTCGGTTTCCGTTATAACTATTTTCATGTCCTATTGTGTGCCTTGGGCTAGTCTCATGAAGAGGAAAGGGAATGAAGTGATGATGAAGACACCAATGATGACATCTTTGATGGAAAGGCAAGagatgaagagaaaagaagccaACGTGCAG ATTTGTATGTTGGGGAATATTGTGAAGAGATTGAATTTCGTAGGCATCAGCAAGGCAACAGCAAATTTTAGCCAAGCCAACAAAATTGGATTGGGACGAATGGGAACCATGTATATGGCTACCCTTCCTGATGGTAGGTTCCTTGCAGTGAAGAGGATAGTTGACTCTCAGCAGTTTGAGGAACAGATAGTTTCTGAATTGAAAACATTGGGAACATTAAAGCATAAGAACTTACTGCCCCTGTTCGGATTCTGCGTAGAATCAAATACAAGGCTTCTGGTGTACAAGTATATGTCTAATGGAAACCTTTTTGATTGGATACATTCAGTGAAACACCGGAGGAAAACTCTGCAATGGCCTTTGAGGTTGAAAGTTGCGGTTGGGGTAGCAAGAGGCCTGGCAAGGCTCCACCATGGCGGCAGAGGTCAAGTGGTGCATCTCAACATAAGCTCAAAGTGTATTTTGCTTGATAAGAATTTCGAACCTAAGTTATCGAATTTCGGAAAGGCGATGCTGATCACGAGTATGAGCAACACTCCAGGAGTGCATGATGAGTTTTGTGAGATGGCGCTTGTTAAGGAAGATGTGCACGGATTTGGAGTTGTACTGCTTGAGCTGATTACTGGGATGGATTGTAGCAGAATGAATTTTTCCTCAAACAGTATTCTTAATGAATGGATTG ATCGAAGGCCGTCAATGTTTCAGGTCTACAAGGACATAAAGGCAATAACCAAGAGAAGTGAAGTGGTTGATGATTCAGAGATCCAAATGCAGCCTGAAATTTGCCCTGCTACCTCTCAAGACTAA
- the LOC118029629 gene encoding probably inactive leucine-rich repeat receptor-like protein kinase At5g48380, with the protein MSCTDLKDATNNFSENNVIGQGKIGMLYKAALPSGNLFAVKKLHNCRILEEQFVLELKTLGSLRHVNLLQLLGFSITSKQWLLVYKYMPNGNLYDWLHPMEGQAKIMEWTVRFKVAIGLARGLAWLHQDCSTFAKEDVYGFGVVLLELITGVDSSRMTSSSNSLLNEWISHLLTSSKIYDAIDKYLVGQGFDDEIFQLLKVACHCVDSIPDRRPTMHQVYKDIRAMRERCGQIVDSEILVQHHEIHPPSSKGKSVDIEMA; encoded by the exons ATGAGCTGTACAGATCTTAAAGATGCAACAAATAATTTCAGCGAAAACAATGTCATCGGGCAGGGGAAGATTGGGATGCTGTACAAGGCAGCGTTGCCTAGTGGTAATCTCTTTGCAGTGAAGAAATTACACAACTGTCGAATCCTCGAGGAGCAATTCGTGTTAGAATTGAAGACACTTGGTTCATTGAGGCATGTCAACTTACTTCAACTTTTGGGATTTTCAATCACATCAAAACAGTGGCTTCTGGTTTACAAATACATGCCAAATGGTAACCTTTATGATTGGCTACATCCAATGGAAGGCCAGGCAAAGATCATGGAATGGACTGTGAGGTTTAAAGTTGCAATCGGGTTAGCAAGAGGCTTGGCATGGCTTCATCAGGACTGCAGTA CATTTGCTAAGGAAGATGTGTATGGATTTGGAGTTGTGCTCCTTGAGCTGATCACGGGGGTGGATTCTAGCAGAATGACTAGTTCCTCGAACAGTCTTCTTAATGAATGGATTAGTCATCTTTTGACTAGTTCCAAGATTTATGATGCCATTGATAAGTATCTGGTCGGGCAAGGATTTGATGATGAGATATTTCAGCTGCTTAAAGTTGCATGCCACTGTGTTGATTCCATTCCAGATCGAAGACCAACAATGCATCAAGTGTACAAAGACATAAGAGCAATGAGGGAGAGATGTGGCCAAATTGTTGATTCAGAGATTCTAGTGCAGCACCATGAAATTCACCCTCCCAGCTCAAAGGGCAAATCTGTTGACATTGAAATGGCATAG